ACTGGGCTGAAATAGATCCAATCCAAACCTTTCCAACTGTTGCAGgacatgaattaattaattaacatccTGCATGCAAAACTAGGGTGGCGGGGGGAGGCAGACTGACACAGGAGAGATGGGAGCTACTTGGCGTGGAGATGGTTGGTGGTCATGCTGGGAGGTTCGGTGTGATGCTGGTGATGGCGGCGGAGAAAGTGGGAGAAAGCTAGCAGGGAGAGAAAAGGGggattattggtttttttagacTCTAGCTTCTGATTTATTTCTCTTCAGGGCATATAATTCACCCTTATTTATAATAGGTAGAAAGGGACACTGTCTCTTCTGGGAATAAATCTTAACCCTTGATTCAGCTGGAAAAGATATCAATCATTGGCTCAAAGTGGTCATCATGAACTGTCAAATTTGATAGTTGAAGGTTGCTTGAGTTGGTCTTTTTGGGCCGTCGCCACAGCCAGTGTAGTGTCAATCGGCCAGAAAAAACCATACCAGGGTATGGTCAAGTGTTAGGCTATCATTTTcgtgcaagttttgtcaaatttgatggagAGGTGAAGAATTAAATGTACTTGAAAAGCAACCCCCTAAACAGTCTCTTTCaggtgaaaagaaagaaaaagatgaataaTAGACAAAACAACAAGTCATCTggtctgtctttttttttttactatttggtcaaaacgcgccgtttcatttaaatgaaacaatgtCGTTTCgacttttagggttttaattcaAGCATTTTGCCAaagttcaatttgatcctccatcttttatttttttttcaattgcagccctaattgaccctaaacttttaattttatacctgaAAAAACTTCAACATCAGCCCTGAATTTCAGGGCCTTTTTCATTGTAGTCCTTGATTtcggatttatgcaaattgatcCTCAATTGACcaataaacttttgattttctttaatttcatctctgatttcaatcaattggatCCCCAAAGTTCGACgcctttttcaaaatgatctttggctgttaatttcttcaatttaacccctaaatgaccctaaaactttgattttcttgcgattttacccctgattggaatcaattgactttgtaaaaattaaatttgatcctctaaaattctaattttctaaattaagctcaaattagactttcaaatttaatttttcaccaattaagcccctaataaaattaatttgactcatttaaaatataattaagtccttgtacctaattaaatcttttaattagactcaaattaattcttaaacataattaaactttaatttggtccatgattaaatcaaattgacctattaaaaatctaattatatccttggactttatttttatgcagattcgttcaattataatttaatttgacattgaatctGTATTATCTCTTTAATCTTGGGTACAACAAGGTACAATTAGATTCTCAATTCCAtcaaaaattgcagcttgattttcctACTTTTGCTAAAATACTAGTtttcttgctattattatttattatttattatttattttaaaagaaaagggagtaAAACTttagggaataacccaaaaatgaaTTATGAAAACAGATATATCTTCTTTTAAGGTTTCAATTGgccaataagaaaaataaaaagaattatacttGGTCCAGGATAGAAGTCTTACCCATACTGAAGTAGTTCCAGAATCCCCCACGAAATGTGATATAACCTTCCTGTGAAGCAACCAAAACATTTTTGTAAGACATGCATGATGCAACTTAAATTCAAAGAAGTTGATATGTTAAAGTGGAGAACAGAACGATTCTAAGGTTTGTCCACACTTTTCTTCGCTAGAGATAGTACTCTCTTAGAAGTCAacgaattttgtttttctcacttGTAGAAAAATtgtacaaaaacaattaatgacaataaataaaacacgTTCTCAGTAGGAATCTTCCGATTTTATCAAAGGTTTTGCACTAAAGCTAAAGCAGAAAAAAGGCCACAGCATTTAGTTATTTATGATGCAGGCAAATATACactattgaattttaattgggTCTGGTTTAAATGGTACCGAAGAAATCCAATTGTCAGTCTACCGTAAATGCAATTTCATATGCAATATCCTTCTTCAAAGGAACTACCTTTGGTATCAGAGTAGGCACTTGATAGATATCAAAGACTGCACCAGCACCAAGAAAACAAGTGAGGTTCTTTCAAAAAGTATATGTTATTTCCAGGCTCAAACGTAATATCgaagaattttaatttgaaagagtAGAAAAGTAGTGTTGGGGTTCAAATAGGCAATTACTACTGGATTTTGCACGGGCATCAAATGCAGTTTCCTGATTATAAGCAAAATGATGACCAAGAAATGTTTTAGACAGTTCTTAAGAGcacttttccaaaaaaaaaaaagttcgtAAGGGCAATGTAGACTGCACTACCATGTTGAGCTCATCTGTTGGAGAAACGCGGTGAACTGCATGCAGAGAATGTGGTAGTTCAAGAGGTGCAATGGGATCACAGGAACCTTCTTTAGGAGCTCTCATCCTCATGAGAATATGCCAGCTGAATTTcaaacaagaatataaaaaagcaaatatgtaagtcaaaataaaaatgaagcaaGCAATGACGAACCAAAATATAAAGCAATCACCCCATGTTTGTTCAATCAGACACCAAACTTATGGCGCAGAAAgagattttcaagaaattaaatccTAAGCGAATTATCCCCACAAGAACATTAATCCGAGTCATGTAACCAGACAAAGCTACACTATGCATGCACATACAAACACAAAGATAGTTATGCTAACTAACTTGTCTATTTTCATTTCCTTGGCATTCTTTACTTTCTTCATAAAAGCCATCACAGCCTGAACATCCGTTCCTGGATTCTTCTTTCCCTGCAAATACACTTCATATTACACTCCAGTTCTTCCAGATTGCTCATTCTAACATTACATCACTCAAACTACCATCAATTTCAGAAATCTCGAAACGTTCAAATTACATCCTCCATTTCAAATTCATAGACATTATTTCTTACCCAACCAAACGCGAACGGAAGATTGTTTCCGGTCCCCAGTGGCATAGTAGCAATCGGCAGCGGATGCGATAATTTAAGATCGCAAACAACACCAAGAAGCCATCCAGCTGTTCCATCTCCACCAGCAACCTAACATTAatccaaacaaaaacatttcaacaaacataaatataaaaataaaacaattaatcccaacaaaaacatttcaacactcataaatttaaaaataaaaaataaaacaatcaatccaaacaaaaatatttcaacacataaaaaaaaataaaacaaacacaattACATTCACATTCACCTTCACATTCAGGAATCCAAACACCacctaaaaactaaaattaaaaaaaaaaacttacaataaTTCGCAATTTCTCTTGAATTTTAGCCGCAAATTCATCATTAGATTTCAATTTCTCCAAATTCAAATAAATCCTCCGCAACACCACATCCGGCGCTTCCTTCCCCAAATCAAAAACCTAAAAGTccattaaaaacataaacaaatcaCCGATTTGTCATCAGAGAAgagaaactcaaataaaaaaaaaagcctcacCTGATTTTCATTAAGAAGAGCAGAATAAGTCTTAAAAAGATCTGCACCAAGCTGACCACCACTTTTGGAATTGATAAAAACCAGAACCGGACACTGAGGTAGCTGAGGTGGAGGAGTGGAATCGGATTTCGAATCAGGAACCAAAATGTAATTAGGAATATAAAATTCCTTAAGGAAATCCGAATCTGAAACCGAATCCGTCGTCAATGTACCCTCCATCTAGccgggaaaaaaaagaaacgaaattTGATTGAAAGAGGAATTCGATTCTGAGAATTTTGATTTAGTTGGAGAGAAAGAGAATTCAATTCTCTTATTATAGCAATACAGAGGGGCAGCAGTTGACTCGGTTTGTTTGTTTACTGAGAGGTATCCACGTTTGTGAATGTGAATCACGCTCGCTGTTATTTTCGTTTCGCGCTAAGAAGGTGATGCTGTCAGATTCCACTTGGGGTGGGGTCCATGCTGATGTGTTGTCCTACTTGGCATTTACGGCGGTTAGGTTTAAGAATCCAATGTTGTTGTCacgtggattttttttccttttcttttcttaagaaTATATCCCATAATTTTTTCTGAGTTACGAGTTTTAATTGGACAAGTGTATCATTCAgctcaattttaatatttttataaattaaaataattttattttaattaaaaataaataaataatcaacggGTTACAATCGAGTTTTACTGGATTTGTCAAGTTtttaactttctttatttttttataaatccagCCCGGTTTCGGTCTCAAGTCGGTCAGATTCCAGGTTGACCTATCGGACCGagtcagattttaaaactatgattttaagtgtatatttttttaatttttatcacataaaAGGCACCtgattaagttaaaaaaagaaataaattatatttggttaaatttaaaataacgtgaaatcatgaaataattaaaacccaaagtttttttatttgttattatttgctATGGTGGAGAATGAAtgaaaaaagggaagaagaagatgttgaTGGTGATATGAACATAAATGGAGATGTTGAGATGTGGCTGGAGCTTATATACCATTATAGAATCATAATTCAATCCTTCTAGAAATCAATACTATTGTATCAACAGAAATGATATATCTCtattatgaatttaataattttggtttgatttatcaaaagaatttaataattttttctaaatttatatttaaagtttaaatccaagaaattaaaaaaaaaagtaaacttcCTTAGCCAATAAACCTATctttaaagataaacaaaaatatatttagtaaaaaaaaaaaaacaaatacataaataattttatctcttaaacaattttaaagataataatCAAATGTTATAAATTTAACACTATTGATTTAGCATGAATTTGATATTGtgatgtataatattttttaaaaatatatattaaaatgattcaattttgatatcagtatatcaaaaataaaaaaaaaatactaaaaaaatcaataaaatacttttttcccgataaaatatactcttaaaatataaaaaaataaatataagtcaCTCCTGAACATCCCAAATCTCATTGCATTATTGCATGAATACCTAATAATAActcctattttgttttttttgttttttattttttttgacatgGATTGGATCAAGCCCAACGAgcataatgttaaataatttttagtggCTTGATATGGAGCTCCTCATAGTCCGCCACCAGAACTTAGGCACATGGGAAGGAAAAAACTTCTCATCTTCTTGGCAAACATTGACGCAACAATGTCAAATATAACCCAATATTGCTCCATCAAGAACAATGACTAATTATCTCTATCGTCAATGTGTTTCGTCCATACTTTATCGATTGTCTCCCTTCTATTCAAAGATTACACAACTATCCTATAGCATATTACACCCGTGTACGTATCCATCTTctagatttcaaaaataaccAGTAAGACAGAGATGGTATTGATTTATTAGCAGGTTTTTATGCTTCATAGTTTATTTAAGCCTTTCATCAATACATACATGCAACGCAAAGTAACCAGGAGAAGCTAAATTACCAGATGAATCTGCCGAGATTAAGGTAGGTTACACGGGAGGAACTATGCATGATTCTTGAAACTTGTTGTCGCACAACACCATAAGCAAAATTATGATAAACCGAAACgatatgagagagagagggggggcgTACCTTGTATGCTGTGAAACATGAAGTTCTTCGTTTACTCTGTTCATGGTGCTTGTCTCCAGAAATAGTATCTACTTTGCTGATCTTGGATGGAAGAGAGTTGCCCATAGCAAAGGTGGCTAACAAATATAACAATCTTGGTATAGACAGAAGATGCTTTGCTTGGAAAGAAGATGCTTTGCTTGGAGAGAGAGACGTGGTGTGGGTTTAAGAGAGACAATGAAGATTCTATCCAATTCATAAAAGGCGATTTAATTTTCTATGTATGAATGTCAAGAActaatttaatcatttgaaGACCAACAAGGTTTCAaggagaaagaaacaaaagcaaaatccTCCTTGTAAAGTTGCTTATAATTTTCAGTTGTCTACAATTCCACGTCTGAGTAGCAAAATTCAAAGCAATCGAAATCCATTCCTGCACGGCGAATTTTCTCAttcatcaaaaattaaaaattttacttgtgttttctatgtggaaaaaaaaaatcccttttatTTTGTACGCAAAGAAAAAACTGGAAGATTGCTCAGCTGATTAGGATGATTTGGACCAAAGAACGAAAAATAACAATTTGCCGCCGCGGACTGTGGGCAGACGTGGTCAAGCATATGAGAATAGACAAAAATGATTAGATTATAACTGTTTATCATACATTATTGATTatgaaaacaaactaaataGGAAGCTGATGCTGTTTTGTGGGTCAGGTAAGATTTctcttcatataaaaaaaaatatttaggcaaTGATAATAGTTTAAAGAGTAAAAAGAATATGATACTCGTGTTATTAATTCAAATAGGTTTAATAAAtttggttaattaaaaaaattaattttataaaaagaaaattaaaaaaattaaaactcagtTATTAGTAAATCAAACATCGAAGgacaaactaaaaaatcaattttaaaaaagaataaaaaaaacccaactcgAGTTAGCATGTCAAATTCATGATATGATCgtgagattgagataatcttgtaaaaaaataattgaataaaaaaatagatgctgACTCCCAAGCAAACTAAATGATGAAaggtgaaactaaaaaaaaatcaattaagaaaaaactcaagtaaactcgggttaactcgactaacctgCGACCCGAgatatgagattatgataacttaataaaaaggaATGTgggaaaaaaatcagaaaactcAAGGTccaaaatttaatgttgaaggatggaattaaaaatttttttaaaaaaaagactttaaatAATACCAAGTCAAAttgagctaattttttttttttgggtggttGTTGAACCTGGGTTTTTCATGTATTGTTTTATAGCAACTTTCACATGGATGAGAAACTCTCATCATGGTGCttgttattttggataattaattttatgattttgatttattttataatgatttttaacttaatatgtCACAAAAACACTTAATATGTGTTGATTCTACAAATTAAACAACACTTTTggatttttatctaaaatcttTGTGAAAATTATAGCTGTAATACTCAATTCGAAGAGTGATTTGAAAAAGAACTTGGTTTACGTACAGAGTTAATCTTCAAGTCcaggttaatgttttttttattaaaaaaatagtgattttttttttccgtatTGATATAGACGCGTCAATATCTAGGAAAGACAAAGCGCAAGGCAATTGCCGAAACAACTAGCTAGGAGGTAGGGGCGGCTCCAAACGAGCTCTACAATCTGCCATGAAAATGAATTAAGGGCTCCATTTCATTATCACCTCCTTCCTCTTCATCAGTTGCCGTTCTTGCCTTTGACATGCAATTAAGACCACACGTAAGCACAAGTTAAGTGAAAGTTGATATATGTGATCGAGAGGGGTATTGGTTGTCGCTATTTTCTCGAGCTGTTGAGCAGTGGTTTGACCCATTATAAACGTGGCTCGAACCTTATTGGAAGGTGGCGGCGGAGGTTGTGATCCTTCATACTAGTTTTCTTGAAATGATTTCACACAATGTCGACCTCGAGTTCAAGGCCTTCAGGCTGGTCCCTTAACTGAGTCCTAATATCATAATATGGCACGAATTGATCAGCCCTAATTAAAAAATGCTTCATCGATCTAGATCTCTTCCGGCTGCTTTTGTGATTGAAGACCACAACCTTGCAAAACTGCCATCACCTATCCCATGTTGGATGTTGAATCCCATACAAATCCTTTTTCCTGGGAAAGCGTCATGACTTTGAATGCTGCTTTCGGAAAAAGTACTGAGTAGTCATTTGACACAGGTCGTCCTGGTGAGAATTCTAGTGCAAAATCACTGCTAGATTCAGTGAAGATTAATGAAGTTGAATCGCCTTCTAAAATAACGGATTTCAAGCTTATTAGAATTCGGAGGAAATATTAAGTTTTCAGCAAAAAGGTAGAAGTATTTGAGGGTGATGGGAGAATGAATGTTCAAGGCTTGCAATGATGAACTCGATGAAATGATTCCTGGAGATATTTGTGTGTTCATTGAAGATGATACGTTCTATGGAAACCCAATTAACGCAAAGAAAATCGAGAAAGGTTAGAGGCAGTGCCTGTTGATTTTCATTAgctattgtaaaataattatgtgAGTGAAAGttttttgagtttaaaattta
This window of the Populus trichocarpa isolate Nisqually-1 chromosome 13, P.trichocarpa_v4.1, whole genome shotgun sequence genome carries:
- the LOC7497406 gene encoding diacylglycerol kinase 5 yields the protein MGNSLPSKISKVDTISGDKHHEQSKRRTSCFTAYKMEGTLTTDSVSDSDFLKEFYIPNYILVPDSKSDSTPPPQLPQCPVLVFINSKSGGQLGADLFKTYSALLNENQVFDLGKEAPDVVLRRIYLNLEKLKSNDEFAAKIQEKLRIIVAGGDGTAGWLLGVVCDLKLSHPLPIATMPLGTGNNLPFAFGWGKKNPGTDVQAVMAFMKKVKNAKEMKIDNWHILMRMRAPKEGSCDPIAPLELPHSLHAVHRVSPTDELNMEGYITFRGGFWNYFSMGMDAQVSYAFHSERKLHPEKFKNQLINQSTYAKLGCTQGWFLASLYHPSSRNIAHLATVKIMKKTGQWEKLHIPNSIRSIVCLNLPSFSGGLNPWGTPNSNKRRDRGLTPPFVDDGLIEVVGFRDAWHGLVLLAPNGHGTRLAQAHRIRFEFHKGGADHTFMRIDGEPWKQPLPSDDDNTVLVEISHLGQVNMLATDDCRSKSVNDPLSPSCHDADKDSDEEDSVLAEEFRKFGAADTFRIPDEVDISHLS